From Neisseria musculi, the proteins below share one genomic window:
- a CDS encoding rolling circle replication-associated protein: MGCVCDVCAVAAQSAKRGALSCLNSNNCIGNHAAGMKGSKNKQLPKFHERFESEAAKESAKLNVFSTSHKKSATALELNVHQFIQTFGLNHVGFLTLTFADDVQDVKEAGRRFHSLRTNFLSKHFKHCICVYGRTKKGRIHFHLIVNTREDIRRGLNFAAARGYQSANPALRRLWKRIRENVGRYGFGRAELLPVKTNSKGLSHYVAKYIAKHIDSRFPEDKGYRLIRTTIDKKSLWKIATSNFSFRSAGSARWRRKLQNRGVAVGPYLKRYAVEVRGLVIPDITEENYNIVLSETISPKWAFLNRGIIGKRP; encoded by the coding sequence TTGGGCTGCGTCTGTGATGTATGCGCCGTAGCGGCGCAAAGCGCGAAGCGCGGCGCGCTTTCTTGTCTTAATAGTAACAACTGCATCGGGAATCATGCTGCAGGCATGAAAGGCAGTAAAAACAAGCAATTGCCAAAATTTCATGAAAGGTTTGAAAGCGAAGCGGCAAAAGAGAGCGCAAAACTGAATGTGTTTTCGACTTCGCACAAGAAATCTGCAACCGCGTTGGAATTAAACGTACACCAATTCATACAAACATTTGGCCTAAACCATGTCGGCTTTTTAACTCTAACCTTTGCCGATGACGTGCAGGACGTAAAAGAAGCCGGCCGCCGCTTTCACAGTCTGCGCACAAACTTTCTGAGTAAACATTTCAAACACTGCATCTGCGTGTATGGGCGCACCAAGAAAGGCCGTATTCACTTCCACCTAATCGTAAACACCCGTGAAGATATACGGCGAGGGCTGAACTTTGCCGCCGCCCGTGGCTACCAAAGTGCCAACCCCGCATTGCGCCGGCTTTGGAAGCGGATACGCGAAAACGTGGGCAGATACGGTTTCGGCCGCGCCGAACTGCTGCCGGTCAAAACCAACAGCAAGGGTTTGTCGCATTATGTCGCCAAGTACATTGCCAAGCATATTGACAGTCGTTTTCCCGAAGACAAGGGCTATAGGCTTATCCGCACCACCATTGACAAAAAAAGCCTTTGGAAGATTGCCACATCAAACTTTTCGTTCCGCTCTGCCGGTTCGGCCCGATGGCGGCGCAAGCTGCAAAACCGGGGTGTGGCCGTTGGGCCGTATCTCAAAAGATATGCCGTTGAAGTCAGGGGATTGGTGATACCCGATATAACCGAAGAGAATTACAACATCGTTTTAAGTGAAACCATCAGCCCCAAATGGGCATTTTTGAACCGCGGAATTATCGGAAAGCGGCCTTAA
- the aceK gene encoding bifunctional isocitrate dehydrogenase kinase/phosphatase: protein MPRQPTQQQLGREVAGTMLEGFNKHYRLFREVTRRAKQLFEQKNWRGIQDLVAERIQMYDQRVHEAVETLRAKHAAAVLNDEVWAAAKTEYIALLVNHKQPELAETFFNSVSTKLLDKAYFNNQFIFVKPSTSTEYIDSDPPVFRPFYPGSQGLRGCLRNILHHFGWSVPFASPDRDIANILRAARRYFQAEWPPQEMNLHVRVLNSPFYRNKGAYIFGQIINGAVRHPFALAVLHDETTGRLKVDAALFEAAQIAVLFSFARAYFLADMPVPSGYIRFLHDMLPMRAPGDLYTMVGLQKQGKNIWWREFAQHLEYSHDKFIPAPGVKGLVMSVFTLPSFPYVFKVIKDTFGPNKDFDREYVRQKYLLVKKHDRVGRMADTLEFSNVALPKSRCHEAFLNEMRTLAPSQFEENEEWAIIKHVYVEYRLKPLNLFMQQASPAEKAAAVIDYGCALKELASANIFPGDMLYKNFGMTRFGRVIFYDYDEIEYMTDCNFRKIPPAPNPEYEMSGEVWYPVNKGDVFPEEFGPFLLGEPDVRQVFLQHHRELLTPEFWQEKKERLQKGLYDDFFPYPQSARFHPDQTTALTSNADA from the coding sequence ATGCCCCGACAACCTACCCAACAACAACTGGGGCGGGAAGTGGCTGGAACCATGCTCGAAGGTTTCAACAAACACTACCGCCTGTTTCGCGAAGTTACCCGGCGCGCCAAACAACTTTTCGAGCAGAAAAACTGGCGCGGTATTCAAGACCTGGTGGCCGAGCGCATTCAGATGTACGACCAGCGCGTGCACGAAGCCGTTGAAACCCTGCGCGCAAAACACGCCGCAGCAGTCCTGAACGATGAAGTGTGGGCGGCGGCCAAAACCGAATATATCGCCCTGCTCGTCAACCACAAACAACCCGAGCTGGCCGAAACTTTTTTCAATTCGGTTTCCACCAAACTGTTGGACAAAGCATATTTCAACAACCAGTTTATCTTTGTAAAGCCCTCCACCAGCACCGAATACATCGATTCCGACCCGCCCGTGTTCCGCCCGTTTTACCCCGGATCGCAGGGGCTGCGCGGCTGTCTGCGCAATATTCTGCACCATTTCGGCTGGAGCGTTCCGTTTGCCTCGCCCGACCGCGACATCGCCAATATCCTGCGTGCCGCACGCCGGTATTTTCAGGCAGAGTGGCCGCCGCAGGAAATGAACCTGCATGTGCGCGTACTCAACTCACCGTTTTACCGCAACAAAGGTGCCTATATTTTCGGGCAGATTATCAACGGCGCCGTGCGCCACCCGTTTGCACTGGCCGTGCTGCACGATGAAACCACAGGCCGTCTGAAAGTGGATGCCGCCCTGTTTGAGGCCGCCCAGATTGCCGTGCTGTTTTCGTTTGCCCGCGCTTATTTTCTAGCGGATATGCCCGTGCCCAGCGGCTACATCCGCTTTCTGCACGATATGCTGCCGATGCGCGCTCCCGGCGACCTTTACACCATGGTCGGCCTGCAAAAACAGGGCAAAAACATCTGGTGGCGCGAGTTTGCCCAACACCTCGAATACTCGCACGACAAATTCATTCCCGCCCCCGGCGTGAAAGGGCTGGTGATGAGCGTGTTTACGCTGCCCTCGTTTCCCTATGTGTTCAAAGTGATTAAAGACACATTCGGCCCCAACAAAGACTTCGACCGCGAATACGTGCGCCAAAAATACCTGTTGGTGAAAAAACACGACCGTGTCGGGCGCATGGCCGACACGCTGGAATTTTCCAACGTTGCCCTGCCCAAATCGCGCTGCCACGAAGCATTTCTCAACGAAATGCGCACCCTTGCCCCAAGCCAATTTGAAGAAAACGAAGAATGGGCCATTATCAAACACGTTTATGTCGAATACCGCCTCAAACCGCTCAACCTCTTTATGCAGCAGGCCTCCCCCGCTGAGAAAGCCGCCGCCGTTATCGACTACGGCTGCGCACTCAAAGAGCTGGCCTCGGCCAACATCTTTCCCGGCGATATGCTCTACAAAAACTTCGGCATGACCCGTTTCGGCCGCGTGATTTTTTATGATTACGATGAAATCGAATACATGACCGACTGCAATTTCCGCAAAATCCCGCCCGCGCCCAACCCCGAATACGAAATGTCGGGCGAAGTTTGGTATCCCGTCAATAAAGGCGATGTATTCCCCGAAGAATTCGGCCCGTTCCTGCTCGGCGAACCCGATGTGCGGCAAGTGTTTCTACAACACCACCGCGAGCTGCTCACCCCCGAATTCTGGCAGGAAAAAAAAGAACGACTGCAAAAAGGGCTGTATGACGATTTCTTCCCCTACCCCCAATCCGCCCGTTTCCACCCCGATCAAACCACCGCCTTAACAAGCAACGCCGATGCCTGA
- the coaD gene encoding pantetheine-phosphate adenylyltransferase, protein MNTRPLRRAVYAGSFDPPTNGHLWMIREAQALFDELIVSIGVNPDKKSTYTVAERRAMLEAISSGFSNVRITAFENQFLVNYAHSVGAKFIVRGIRTASDYEYERTIRYINSDLHPDIATVFLMPPREFAEVSSTMVKGMVGPDGWRDMIRRYVPVAVYDKILQDNQSP, encoded by the coding sequence ATGAACACCCGCCCCCTGCGCCGCGCCGTTTACGCCGGCAGTTTCGACCCCCCGACCAACGGCCATTTGTGGATGATACGCGAAGCGCAAGCCCTGTTTGACGAATTAATCGTCTCCATCGGCGTGAACCCCGACAAAAAAAGCACCTACACCGTGGCCGAACGCCGCGCCATGCTCGAAGCCATCTCCAGCGGGTTTTCCAATGTACGCATCACTGCGTTTGAAAACCAGTTTTTGGTCAATTATGCCCACAGTGTCGGCGCCAAATTCATTGTGCGCGGTATACGCACGGCTTCCGACTATGAATACGAACGCACCATACGCTATATCAATTCTGATCTGCACCCCGACATCGCCACGGTGTTTCTGATGCCGCCGCGCGAATTTGCCGAAGTTTCCTCCACCATGGTTAAAGGCATGGTCGGCCCCGACGGCTGGCGCGACATGATACGGCGTTATGTGCCCGTGGCTGTGTACGACAAAATCCTGCAAGACAACCAAAGCCCTTAA
- a CDS encoding Bax inhibitor-1/YccA family protein, producing MQNDVYRYTQTAGAVQKSTVLRKTYALLGISFIPCALGAFISSRAGINLYAMFGNRWIAFGAVLAFFYGMCYLIERNRHSNAGAALLMVFTFGMGVLVSPLLQYSLSFGNGAQIVGTAAVMTAAVFFTMSALARRTKADMNSLGRFLMVGVVVLIVGMVANMFLQLPALSLALSAAFVVFSSLVIMWQTRTVIDGGETSHISAALTIFISIYNIFSSLLNILLSVAGED from the coding sequence ATGCAAAACGATGTTTACCGCTACACACAAACCGCAGGCGCGGTGCAGAAAAGCACCGTATTGCGCAAAACCTACGCCCTGCTAGGCATTTCATTCATTCCCTGCGCCCTCGGTGCATTTATCAGCAGCCGGGCCGGCATCAATCTGTATGCCATGTTCGGCAACCGCTGGATTGCGTTCGGCGCGGTATTGGCCTTTTTCTACGGCATGTGTTACTTAATCGAAAGAAACCGCCACAGTAACGCCGGCGCGGCATTGCTGATGGTGTTCACCTTCGGCATGGGTGTATTGGTCAGCCCGCTGCTGCAATACAGCCTCAGCTTCGGCAACGGCGCGCAGATTGTCGGTACCGCGGCCGTCATGACTGCAGCCGTGTTCTTCACCATGTCGGCTCTGGCGCGCCGCACCAAAGCCGATATGAACAGCCTGGGCCGATTTCTGATGGTGGGCGTAGTGGTGTTGATAGTAGGCATGGTAGCCAATATGTTCTTGCAGTTGCCTGCTCTCTCGCTCGCGCTCTCGGCCGCTTTTGTGGTGTTCAGCTCGCTGGTGATTATGTGGCAGACCCGTACCGTTATCGATGGCGGTGAAACCAGCCACATCAGCGCCGCTTTAACCATCTTTATCTCTATCTACAATATTTTCAGCAGCCTGCTGAACATTCTGCTCTCCGTTGCCGGCGAAGATTAA
- the menA gene encoding 1,4-dihydroxy-2-naphthoate octaprenyltransferase, whose amino-acid sequence MSVHNWLAAVRLRTLPLAAASVLCGVLTAALQHRSSFTVSALCLLTALSLQILSNLANDYGDARHGADTAARKGPSRMVGSGRISPATMICAVRLTAAVSCLLGIALLAVALPAISAAQPQSWLLWLLIGAAAVAAAFAYTAGKKPYGYMGLGDFAVLVFFGWLGVLGTEYLHTGRLNAASWLPATALGLWCVMVLNINNMRDIDSDRRAGKNTVAVRLGLRRAKIYHTVLLAAAAAAWALWLPLYFNGSLLLLNAVLPAVSLVHLNLLKKSQSSSELDKLLPQWSITVLLWILLLWLAAPHYG is encoded by the coding sequence ATGTCTGTACACAACTGGCTGGCCGCCGTCCGTTTGCGCACCCTGCCGCTGGCCGCAGCCTCAGTGCTCTGCGGCGTGCTCACCGCCGCGCTGCAGCACCGGAGCAGTTTTACCGTGTCTGCCCTGTGCCTGCTTACCGCGCTGTCGCTGCAGATTCTCAGCAATTTGGCCAACGATTACGGCGATGCCCGCCACGGTGCCGACACCGCGGCACGCAAAGGCCCCTCGCGCATGGTCGGCTCAGGCCGCATCAGCCCCGCCACTATGATCTGCGCGGTTAGGCTGACGGCGGCGGTTTCCTGCCTGCTGGGCATCGCGCTGCTTGCGGTTGCCCTACCGGCCATTTCGGCTGCCCAACCGCAAAGCTGGTTGCTGTGGCTGCTTATCGGAGCCGCTGCCGTGGCGGCTGCCTTTGCCTACACCGCTGGAAAAAAACCCTATGGATACATGGGCCTGGGTGATTTTGCGGTATTGGTGTTTTTCGGCTGGCTGGGTGTGTTGGGTACGGAATATCTGCACACAGGCCGTCTGAACGCCGCATCATGGCTGCCCGCCACCGCGCTGGGGCTGTGGTGTGTGATGGTGCTGAATATCAACAATATGCGCGACATCGATTCAGACCGCCGCGCCGGCAAAAATACCGTTGCCGTACGCCTGGGGCTGCGCCGCGCCAAAATCTACCATACCGTGCTGCTGGCGGCTGCCGCTGCCGCATGGGCGCTGTGGCTGCCGCTGTATTTCAACGGCAGCCTGCTGCTGTTAAACGCCGTTTTGCCGGCGGTCTCGCTGGTTCACTTGAATTTACTGAAAAAATCCCAATCCAGCAGTGAATTGGATAAACTTCTGCCGCAATGGAGCATCACGGTTTTACTGTGGATATTGCTGTTATGGCTGGCCGCGCCGCACTATGGCTGA
- a CDS encoding oxidative damage protection protein, which yields MTRMVHCVKLGKEAPGMKFAPLPNALGKRIFENVSQEAWDAWTRHQTMLINENRLSLADPRAREYLAQQMESYFFGDGADQVQGYVPQG from the coding sequence ATGACCCGTATGGTTCACTGCGTGAAGCTGGGCAAAGAAGCCCCCGGCATGAAATTCGCCCCGCTGCCCAATGCCTTGGGCAAACGCATTTTTGAAAACGTATCTCAAGAAGCGTGGGATGCCTGGACCCGCCACCAAACCATGCTGATTAACGAAAACCGTCTCAGTCTCGCCGACCCGCGCGCGCGCGAATATCTGGCGCAGCAGATGGAAAGCTACTTCTTCGGCGACGGTGCCGACCAAGTTCAGGGTTATGTGCCGCAAGGATAA
- a CDS encoding Nif3-like dinuclear metal center hexameric protein: MSTRQAILDWCKQTLQTDLYQDYAPNGLQIEGREEIFKIVTAVTASRAAAAYAVEQGADMLLVHHGLFWKSEPVTVTGWKKDRIATLLAGNINMAGYHLPLDAHPVLGNNAQLAGLMGWETEYRFGEQNLLNAGRLNTPQTTAQLCADLQSRLGRTPVAVGGERIIKRIVWCTGGAQGFFQTAIEEGADAYITGEISEAQFHLANETGVVFVSAGHHATERYGIQALGAALAQEFGIETVFFDERNPA; the protein is encoded by the coding sequence ATGAGTACACGCCAAGCCATACTCGATTGGTGCAAGCAAACCCTGCAAACCGATTTATATCAAGATTATGCCCCCAACGGCCTGCAAATCGAAGGCAGGGAAGAAATTTTCAAAATTGTTACCGCCGTTACTGCCAGCCGCGCCGCTGCCGCTTACGCAGTAGAGCAGGGTGCCGATATGTTGCTGGTACACCACGGGCTGTTTTGGAAAAGCGAGCCGGTTACCGTTACAGGCTGGAAAAAAGACCGCATTGCCACCCTGCTGGCCGGCAATATCAATATGGCGGGCTACCACCTGCCGCTGGATGCCCACCCTGTGTTGGGCAACAACGCTCAATTGGCCGGGCTGATGGGCTGGGAAACCGAATACCGCTTCGGCGAACAAAACCTGCTCAATGCAGGCCGTCTGAACACCCCGCAAACAACGGCGCAACTGTGCGCAGATCTGCAAAGCCGGCTCGGCCGCACGCCTGTCGCCGTGGGCGGTGAGCGGATTATCAAACGCATCGTATGGTGCACCGGCGGGGCGCAGGGCTTTTTTCAGACGGCCATAGAGGAGGGTGCCGATGCCTATATTACCGGCGAAATATCCGAAGCGCAGTTCCACCTTGCCAATGAAACCGGCGTGGTGTTCGTCAGCGCCGGCCACCATGCCACCGAGCGCTACGGCATACAGGCGCTGGGAGCCGCCCTTGCGCAGGAGTTCGGCATCGAAACGGTTTTTTTTGATGAACGGAACCCTGCATAA
- the petA gene encoding ubiquinol-cytochrome c reductase iron-sulfur subunit, which yields MENQEINQSRRRFLTLATAAAGGAAAAGVAVPFLASFFPSEKAKAAGAPIEVDVSKIEAGQLVTAEWQGKPIWVLNRTEQQQKDLPLLNSAVADPNSEVDQQPEYAKNELRSIKPNIFVAIGICTHLGCSPTFRPDIAPADLGADWKGGFFCPCHGSKFDLAGRVFKGVPAPTNLIIPPYKYLSDTTILVGDDK from the coding sequence ATGGAAAATCAAGAAATCAATCAAAGCCGCCGCCGCTTTTTGACGCTGGCGACAGCCGCTGCAGGCGGTGCCGCCGCCGCAGGCGTTGCGGTGCCGTTTCTGGCGAGCTTTTTCCCTTCGGAAAAAGCCAAAGCAGCGGGTGCGCCCATCGAAGTGGATGTCAGCAAAATCGAAGCAGGCCAGCTTGTTACCGCCGAGTGGCAGGGTAAGCCGATTTGGGTGCTGAACCGCACGGAGCAGCAGCAGAAAGATCTGCCGTTGCTCAATAGTGCTGTGGCCGACCCGAATTCGGAAGTTGACCAGCAGCCCGAATATGCCAAGAACGAGCTGCGATCCATCAAGCCCAATATCTTCGTGGCCATCGGCATCTGCACCCATTTGGGCTGTTCGCCGACTTTCCGTCCCGATATCGCCCCTGCTGATTTGGGTGCCGATTGGAAAGGTGGATTCTTCTGCCCGTGCCACGGTTCCAAATTCGACTTGGCCGGCCGCGTGTTCAAAGGCGTTCCCGCTCCGACCAATCTGATTATTCCGCCCTACAAATACTTGAGCGATACCACCATTTTGGTGGGCGACGATAAATAA
- a CDS encoding cytochrome b produces MANQTNNKAKALLDWVDARFPLSKMMKEHVTEYYAPKNFNFWYFFGSLAMLVLVIQIVSGIFLTMNYKPDGNLNQYNLPAAFTAVEYIMRDVSGGWIIRYMHSTGASMFFVVVYLHMFRGLIYGSFKKPRELVWVFGSLIFLALMAEAFMGYLLPWGQMSFWGAQVIINLFAAIPVIGPDLSTWIRGDFNVSDVTLNRFFALHVIAVPLVLVGLVAAHLIALHEVGSNNPDGVEIKKLKDENGVPLDGIPFHPYYTVKDILGVVVFLIVFCAIMFFAPEGGGYFLEKPNFDAANPLVTPAHIAPVWYFTPFYAILRAIPSFFGTQVWGVIGMGAAVVLIALLPWLDRSPVKSIRYRGPIFKTMLVLFIISFIGLGILGALVATDTRTIVARILSVIYFAFFLGMPFYTKMDKDREVPDRVTMSTTKQKIMFFVYSVIAVVGAYLFAILI; encoded by the coding sequence ATGGCAAACCAAACCAATAACAAAGCAAAAGCATTGTTAGACTGGGTGGACGCACGGTTCCCTTTGTCTAAAATGATGAAAGAGCACGTAACCGAGTATTACGCGCCGAAAAATTTCAACTTCTGGTATTTCTTCGGTTCGCTGGCCATGCTGGTGCTGGTGATTCAAATTGTCAGCGGTATTTTCCTGACTATGAACTATAAACCAGACGGCAACCTGAACCAATACAACCTCCCCGCTGCATTTACGGCGGTGGAATACATCATGCGCGATGTTTCAGGCGGCTGGATTATCCGCTATATGCACTCCACCGGTGCCTCCATGTTTTTCGTGGTGGTGTATCTGCATATGTTCCGCGGCCTGATTTACGGTTCGTTCAAAAAGCCGCGCGAGCTGGTGTGGGTGTTTGGCTCGCTGATTTTCCTGGCTCTGATGGCCGAAGCCTTTATGGGATACCTTCTGCCTTGGGGACAGATGTCGTTTTGGGGCGCGCAGGTAATCATTAATCTGTTTGCCGCTATTCCCGTTATCGGCCCTGATTTGTCTACTTGGATTCGTGGGGACTTCAACGTTTCTGATGTTACCCTCAACCGATTTTTTGCCCTGCACGTGATTGCCGTGCCGCTGGTGTTGGTAGGCTTGGTTGCCGCCCACTTGATTGCGCTGCATGAAGTGGGTTCCAACAATCCCGATGGTGTGGAAATCAAAAAGCTGAAAGATGAAAACGGCGTTCCGCTTGACGGTATTCCTTTCCACCCCTACTACACTGTGAAAGATATCTTGGGCGTGGTGGTATTTCTGATCGTATTCTGTGCCATTATGTTTTTTGCTCCCGAAGGCGGTGGTTATTTCTTGGAAAAGCCCAACTTTGATGCAGCCAATCCGTTAGTAACGCCTGCGCATATTGCCCCGGTATGGTATTTCACGCCGTTCTATGCCATTTTGCGCGCGATTCCTTCGTTTTTCGGCACTCAGGTTTGGGGTGTAATCGGTATGGGAGCGGCCGTAGTGTTGATTGCCTTGCTGCCGTGGCTTGACCGCTCTCCCGTAAAATCCATCCGTTACCGTGGTCCGATTTTTAAAACCATGCTGGTGTTGTTTATTATTTCTTTCATCGGTTTGGGTATCTTGGGTGCTTTGGTAGCTACCGACACCCGTACCATTGTGGCGCGTATTCTGTCAGTCATTTACTTTGCATTCTTCTTGGGTATGCCGTTCTATACCAAAATGGATAAAGACCGCGAAGTGCCTGACCGCGTAACCATGAGTACAACCAAACAGAAAATTATGTTCTTCGTTTACAGCGTTATTGCCGTAGTAGGTGCATACCTGTTTGCAATTTTGATTTAA
- a CDS encoding cytochrome c1, whose product MKQTLKNWFAALLLAAPMSVAVAAGGGNYEPVEIDLRNQESLQRGAQIFTNYCLSCHSASAMRFNRLQDIGLTEDEIKNNLMFTTDKVGEVMHAAIDPVDAKKWFGAVPPDLSLIARSRGADYLYAYMRGFYKDPTRPTGWNNTVLPNAAMPHPLWQQQGVQAVELDVKGQPVMTKDAHGNLVPKLYWESTGLQTRKLPNGKVITKEYDDYARDLVNFMVYMGEPAQLQRKRTGYIVLIFLIAVMLPLAYFLKKEYWKDIH is encoded by the coding sequence ATGAAACAAACATTGAAAAACTGGTTTGCTGCCCTGTTGCTGGCAGCTCCGATGAGCGTGGCAGTTGCAGCAGGCGGTGGAAATTATGAACCGGTTGAAATTGATTTGCGCAACCAAGAGAGCCTACAGCGCGGCGCGCAGATTTTTACCAACTATTGCTTGTCGTGTCACTCCGCATCGGCAATGCGCTTTAACCGCTTGCAGGATATCGGGTTGACTGAAGATGAGATTAAAAACAATCTAATGTTTACCACTGATAAAGTGGGCGAGGTTATGCATGCGGCAATTGATCCGGTAGATGCGAAAAAGTGGTTTGGAGCAGTACCGCCCGATCTATCGTTGATTGCCCGTTCACGAGGTGCAGATTATCTCTATGCCTATATGCGCGGCTTCTATAAAGATCCGACCCGACCGACCGGCTGGAACAATACTGTTCTGCCGAATGCTGCTATGCCACACCCTCTGTGGCAGCAACAGGGAGTGCAGGCAGTTGAACTGGATGTAAAAGGCCAGCCTGTGATGACAAAAGATGCACATGGTAACTTAGTTCCCAAACTGTACTGGGAATCTACAGGTCTGCAAACGCGTAAACTGCCTAACGGTAAAGTGATTACCAAAGAATATGATGATTATGCACGTGATTTGGTGAATTTTATGGTGTACATGGGTGAGCCGGCACAATTACAGCGTAAACGTACGGGTTACATCGTATTGATTTTCCTGATAGCAGTGATGTTGCCCTTGGCGTATTTCCTGAAAAAAGAATACTGGAAAGATATCCATTAA
- a CDS encoding Na+/H+ antiporter NhaC family protein has protein sequence MIELLTTTTMHPREASLISLLIVAVMGITMIGFGWVPHISIVLVMCGLFAYGRIRGQDFAAMQKSMAEGVVSGIGAIYLFFYIGLLVAALMMSGAIPTLMYYGFDLISPHFFYISAFILCSVIGISLGSGFTTCATAGVAFLGMAEAFDADPAIVAGAVVSGALFGDKMSLLSDTTTIAASIVGVDLFDHIRNMMFTTVPAWILTAVFLWLLTGDVADADLSNIAVMQQQLLESGLVHGYALLPFAVLIVLAVRKVNAVYTIIATIFTALAITYIHSSPTLEQLGGWFFGGYKPAEGLDLGAVGKLVSRGGMESMFFSQTIVILALSLGGLLQGLGILPALLAGVTHLLTGVGRATLAAAFTAFGINFLIGEQYLSLLLTGNTFKPLYRRLQLHPRNLARTIEDSGTVINPLVPWGVYGVFLAGILGVPVVDYVPYAFFCYLSLILTLIYGFTGFTISKLPQE, from the coding sequence ATGATCGAACTCTTAACCACAACCACCATGCATCCGCGCGAAGCCTCGTTGATTTCGCTGTTGATTGTGGCGGTGATGGGCATCACGATGATTGGTTTCGGCTGGGTGCCGCATATTTCGATTGTGCTGGTGATGTGCGGCCTGTTTGCCTATGGCAGGATCAGGGGGCAGGATTTTGCCGCAATGCAGAAAAGCATGGCCGAGGGGGTGGTGTCGGGCATCGGTGCGATTTATCTGTTTTTCTATATCGGCCTGCTGGTGGCGGCTCTGATGATGTCGGGCGCGATTCCCACCTTGATGTATTACGGTTTCGACCTGATCTCGCCGCATTTTTTCTATATCTCGGCATTTATACTGTGTTCGGTTATCGGCATTTCGCTGGGAAGCGGCTTTACCACCTGCGCCACGGCCGGCGTGGCTTTTTTGGGCATGGCAGAGGCGTTTGATGCCGACCCCGCCATTGTGGCGGGCGCAGTGGTTTCCGGCGCGCTGTTCGGCGATAAAATGTCGCTGCTCTCCGACACCACCACCATTGCCGCTTCAATTGTGGGCGTGGATTTGTTCGACCATATCCGCAACATGATGTTTACCACCGTACCGGCGTGGATTCTGACGGCGGTGTTTCTGTGGTTGCTCACCGGCGATGTGGCCGATGCCGATTTGTCGAACATCGCCGTCATGCAGCAGCAACTGCTTGAAAGCGGCTTGGTGCACGGTTATGCTCTGCTGCCGTTTGCGGTACTGATTGTGCTGGCTGTGCGCAAGGTGAATGCGGTTTATACCATCATTGCCACCATTTTCACCGCGCTTGCCATTACATATATCCACAGCAGCCCCACGCTGGAGCAACTGGGCGGCTGGTTTTTCGGCGGCTACAAACCGGCCGAAGGGCTGGACTTGGGCGCAGTAGGCAAGCTGGTATCGCGCGGCGGCATGGAAAGCATGTTTTTCAGCCAAACCATCGTGATTCTCGCCTTGAGTTTGGGCGGCCTGCTGCAAGGTTTGGGCATCTTGCCCGCCTTGCTCGCCGGTGTTACCCATCTGCTCACAGGAGTGGGACGAGCAACCCTTGCGGCAGCCTTCACGGCTTTCGGTATCAATTTTTTAATAGGCGAACAATATCTGAGCCTGCTGCTCACCGGTAACACTTTCAAGCCGCTATACAGACGTTTGCAACTGCACCCGCGTAATCTGGCCCGCACGATCGAAGATTCAGGCACAGTGATTAACCCTCTGGTGCCTTGGGGCGTATATGGCGTGTTCCTTGCCGGCATACTCGGTGTACCGGTAGTGGATTATGTACCCTACGCCTTTTTCTGCTACCTAAGCCTGATTCTCACCCTGATCTACGGCTTCACAGGCTTTACCATCAGCAAGCTCCCGCAGGAGTAG